A part of Deltaproteobacteria bacterium genomic DNA contains:
- a CDS encoding DsbA family protein: MLKKILLLLVGLAFIPLAASAAPAPSIKGTYTEVQGKEFKFDGKTVEVVEFLSFYCGSCYKFEESVPVVKGNFPKKIKWTIVPVYWGQASTKPSEAYFLAEEAGKGEEMKKALFRANFIEKKDIGNIQVLESLAAEMGLGFDFSRKLRTGAKTEQARKALDMAREYGISETPSLVIAGNLLTSPHTLNHDLNALKDNAITIIGSILKK, translated from the coding sequence ATGTTGAAGAAAATACTTTTACTGCTGGTCGGGCTCGCATTCATCCCGCTAGCCGCCTCGGCAGCTCCGGCCCCCTCGATAAAGGGGACCTACACGGAGGTGCAGGGCAAGGAATTCAAATTCGACGGCAAGACGGTAGAGGTTGTCGAGTTCCTGAGCTTCTATTGCGGGAGCTGCTACAAGTTCGAGGAGTCTGTGCCGGTCGTAAAGGGCAACTTCCCGAAAAAGATAAAATGGACGATAGTGCCCGTATATTGGGGCCAGGCGTCCACCAAGCCGAGCGAGGCGTATTTCCTGGCCGAGGAGGCCGGAAAGGGCGAGGAGATGAAAAAGGCCCTCTTCAGGGCCAACTTCATAGAGAAGAAGGACATCGGGAACATCCAGGTGCTCGAATCCCTGGCGGCAGAGATGGGACTCGGCTTCGACTTCAGCAGGAAGCTCAGGACCGGCGCGAAAACGGAACAGGCGAGGAAGGCTCTCGATATGGCGAGGGAGTACGGGATAAGCGAGACGCCTTCACTTGTGATTGCGGGAAACCTCCTTACTAGCCCCCACACACTGAACCATGACCTGAACGCCTTGAAGGACAACGCGATAACCATAATCGGCAGCATACTAAAGAAATAG
- a CDS encoding cation transporter encodes MADCCQDKACEIEALREKQGAVLKAVLAINAVMFLVEAGAGTLAGSTALQADSLDMLGDSLVYGFSLYVLGRGARWQAASALFKGLIMAAFGFFVLGEAAYRLLNPAIPPADVIGGIGALALFANSICLWLLWKHRSDDINMHSVWLCSRNDIIANVSLFVAAAGVWATGSWWPDMAIGLAIAAVFLRSSLFVVGRAVRQLKTAS; translated from the coding sequence ATGGCGGACTGCTGCCAGGATAAGGCATGCGAGATCGAAGCCCTGCGAGAAAAGCAGGGCGCGGTCCTCAAGGCCGTGCTGGCCATAAACGCGGTAATGTTCCTCGTTGAGGCCGGTGCAGGGACACTCGCCGGCTCAACGGCCCTGCAGGCAGACTCGCTCGACATGCTCGGAGATTCTCTCGTATACGGCTTCAGCCTCTATGTGCTCGGCAGGGGCGCAAGGTGGCAGGCCGCGTCAGCCCTTTTCAAGGGGCTCATTATGGCCGCGTTCGGGTTTTTCGTGCTCGGCGAGGCGGCCTACAGGCTATTGAACCCCGCGATCCCTCCTGCAGATGTCATAGGCGGAATAGGGGCGCTTGCTCTTTTTGCCAACTCCATATGCCTCTGGCTCCTCTGGAAGCACCGGAGCGACGACATAAACATGCACTCCGTCTGGCTCTGCTCGCGTAATGACATTATCGCCAACGTCTCGCTCTTCGTCGCGGCAGCCGGTGTCTGGGCGACAGGCTCATGGTGGCCTGACATGGCCATAGGTCTTGCCATAGCGGCGGTCTTCCTCCGCTCGTCTTTATTTGTAGTCGGGAGGGCCGTACGCCAGCTTAAGACCGCTAGCTGA
- a CDS encoding Mut7-C RNAse domain-containing protein yields MNGNPRFFADSMLGKLARWMRTLGYDVEYDPSIEDGELVRRAAAGGRIVLTRDTRLIKRKAVRNMAFFIRGDRIEDQLREVASAYPPEKGMLLTRCLRCNAVLEDVPRESIRGKVPPYVYATQAGFSACPVCRRIYWGGTHKTRMVEELKRMLSG; encoded by the coding sequence GTGAACGGAAACCCAAGGTTCTTTGCCGATTCCATGCTCGGCAAGCTCGCAAGGTGGATGAGGACCCTCGGCTATGATGTCGAGTACGACCCCTCTATAGAAGACGGCGAGCTGGTCAGGAGGGCGGCTGCCGGAGGCAGGATCGTACTCACAAGGGACACGAGGCTTATCAAGCGGAAGGCGGTCAGGAACATGGCTTTTTTCATAAGGGGCGACCGCATAGAGGACCAGCTGAGGGAGGTCGCTTCCGCGTATCCGCCGGAAAAGGGAATGCTCCTTACGAGATGCTTAAGGTGCAATGCCGTCCTGGAAGATGTCCCCCGCGAGTCAATAAGGGGGAAGGTCCCCCCTTATGTCTACGCAACGCAGGCCGGGTTTTCGGCATGCCCGGTCTGCCGTCGTATATATTGGGGAGGAACTCACAAAACGAGGATGGTAGAAGAGCTTAAGAGGATGCTCAGCGGCTGA
- a CDS encoding divalent-cation tolerance protein CutA: MDGHIVVFTTAQDQDAALQIADAVVSEGLAACCNMLPGLRSIYMWKGEIYDEEEVLCIIKTRAGLFDALKARILELHAYEVPEIIAIDIKAGHSDYLKWIDQVTAR; encoded by the coding sequence ATGGACGGACATATCGTCGTCTTCACGACAGCCCAGGATCAGGACGCGGCCCTGCAGATAGCTGACGCGGTCGTAAGCGAGGGGCTTGCCGCGTGCTGCAACATGCTCCCGGGGCTCCGGTCCATCTACATGTGGAAGGGCGAGATTTACGACGAGGAAGAGGTGCTCTGCATCATTAAGACCAGGGCAGGGCTCTTTGACGCACTCAAGGCCCGCATATTGGAGCTTCACGCCTACGAGGTCCCCGAGATCATAGCAATCGATATAAAGGCCGGGCACTCGGACTATCTCAAGTGGATAGACCAGGTCACCGCGAGGTGA
- the lepA gene encoding translation elongation factor 4 → MTTKTGNIRNFSIIAHIDHGKSTLSDRLLEYTGSISKREMMDQFLDKMELERERGITIKAQTARLSYKADDGETYVLNLIDTPGHVDFSYEVSRSLSACEGAILIVDASQGVEAQTLAHLYTAVDVGLEIFPVLNKIDLPSAEPERIKAEIEEVCGIDASEAVLTSAKEGIGIKDVLEAIVKRIPHPGGDEKAPLKALVFDSWYDIYKGVIVQIRVYEGTIRKGTRIRFMANGKEFDVDHVGVFAPKPKVVEELGPGEVGFVIAGIKEVRDTSVGDTITDAANPTSEPLPGYKPAKSMVFSGLYPVDSVQYEDLKEAVMKLRLNDSSFTFEPETSLALGFGFRCGFLGLFHMEIIRERLEREYGLELITTAPTVVYRVTKTDGSVMLVENPSNLPTPQFIEKIEEPYILATIHLPSEFLGAILGLCESKRGIQREIKYLSTSRVVVVYEIPLNEIVLDFYDKLKTLTKGYASMDYEYLDFRASELVKLDILINGETVDALSLIVPKERAYARGRELTEKMREIIPRQMFEIAIQAAIGNKVIARETIKAMRKNVTAKCYGGDITRKRKLIEKQKEGKKRMKQVGRVELPQEAFLAVLKVS, encoded by the coding sequence TTGACGACGAAGACAGGCAATATCCGCAACTTTTCGATAATAGCGCACATAGACCATGGAAAGTCCACCCTTTCGGACAGGCTCCTCGAGTACACCGGGAGCATATCCAAAAGGGAGATGATGGACCAGTTCCTCGACAAGATGGAGCTCGAGCGCGAGCGGGGCATCACCATAAAGGCCCAGACGGCGCGGCTCTCTTACAAGGCCGACGACGGGGAGACCTATGTCCTTAACCTCATCGACACGCCAGGCCACGTGGACTTCAGCTACGAGGTCTCGCGTTCGCTCTCGGCGTGCGAGGGGGCGATCCTCATTGTGGACGCCTCGCAGGGGGTCGAGGCGCAGACGCTTGCCCACCTCTACACGGCCGTGGACGTAGGGCTTGAGATATTCCCGGTCCTCAACAAGATCGACCTCCCGTCGGCCGAGCCCGAGAGGATAAAGGCCGAGATCGAGGAGGTATGCGGCATCGACGCATCCGAGGCCGTGCTTACGAGCGCCAAGGAGGGCATCGGGATAAAGGACGTGCTCGAGGCCATCGTAAAGCGCATACCCCATCCGGGCGGGGACGAGAAGGCCCCCTTGAAGGCCCTGGTATTCGACAGCTGGTATGACATATACAAGGGCGTAATAGTGCAGATAAGGGTCTACGAGGGGACCATAAGGAAGGGGACCAGGATACGCTTCATGGCAAACGGCAAGGAGTTCGACGTCGACCATGTCGGCGTCTTCGCCCCGAAGCCGAAGGTGGTGGAGGAGCTCGGCCCCGGCGAGGTCGGTTTCGTCATAGCCGGCATAAAGGAAGTTAGGGACACGAGCGTCGGCGATACGATTACCGATGCCGCGAATCCGACCTCAGAGCCTCTTCCCGGATACAAGCCCGCCAAGTCGATGGTATTTAGCGGCCTCTATCCGGTCGATTCGGTCCAGTACGAGGACCTTAAGGAAGCGGTCATGAAATTGAGGCTCAACGACTCGTCCTTCACCTTCGAGCCCGAGACCTCTCTGGCACTGGGCTTCGGGTTCAGGTGCGGCTTCCTGGGCCTTTTCCACATGGAGATAATCAGGGAGAGGCTCGAACGGGAGTACGGCCTGGAGCTCATAACTACAGCGCCAACGGTCGTCTACAGGGTCACGAAGACCGACGGCTCCGTCATGCTGGTCGAGAACCCCTCGAACCTGCCGACCCCGCAGTTCATAGAGAAGATAGAGGAGCCGTACATACTCGCTACCATTCACCTTCCGTCCGAGTTCCTGGGCGCCATACTCGGCCTCTGCGAGAGTAAAAGAGGCATACAGCGCGAGATAAAGTACCTGAGCACCTCGAGGGTGGTCGTGGTCTATGAGATACCCCTTAACGAGATAGTCCTCGATTTCTACGATAAGCTCAAGACCCTCACCAAGGGCTACGCCTCGATGGACTACGAGTACCTTGATTTCAGGGCCTCGGAGCTCGTGAAGCTGGATATCCTCATAAACGGCGAGACGGTCGACGCGCTCTCCCTCATAGTGCCGAAGGAGCGTGCGTACGCGAGGGGCAGGGAACTCACGGAAAAGATGCGCGAGATAATCCCCAGGCAGATGTTCGAGATAGCCATACAGGCCGCCATAGGGAACAAGGTCATCGCGAGGGAGACCATCAAGGCCATGAGGAAGAACGTGACCGCCAAGTGCTACGGCGGCGACATAACGAGGAAAAGGAAGCTCATCGAGAAGCAGAAGGAAGGCAAAAAGCGCATGAAGCAGGTGGGCAGGGTGGAGCTCCCGCAAGAGGCGTTCCTTGCCGTCCTCAAGGTGAGCTGA
- the lepB gene encoding signal peptidase I: MAEKEKEDKARDEKRKKGHAREIVEAIAIALVLALVIRTFIIQAFKIPSGSMEDTLLVGDHIIVSKLSYGIQVPKPAMIKVLGTTVPFFETRLFRTWGEIERGDVVVFRFPGDRSKDYIKRVVGLPGDRVEIISRKIYINGEEWQDPYGISKGGVYGEEVERSVSFGPYSVPEGAIFAIGDNRDRSYDSRFWGPVPIKDIKGKALLIYWSWNSDDNWIRFWRIGQAIQ; encoded by the coding sequence ATGGCGGAAAAGGAAAAGGAAGATAAGGCACGGGACGAGAAGCGGAAAAAAGGGCACGCGCGGGAGATCGTCGAGGCGATCGCCATCGCCCTTGTATTGGCCCTCGTCATAAGGACCTTCATAATACAGGCCTTCAAGATACCATCGGGCTCGATGGAAGATACGCTCCTCGTGGGGGACCATATAATCGTAAGCAAGCTCTCTTACGGCATACAGGTGCCCAAGCCCGCAATGATAAAGGTGCTCGGGACTACGGTCCCCTTCTTCGAGACCAGGCTTTTCCGTACATGGGGAGAGATAGAGCGGGGCGACGTCGTGGTCTTCCGCTTCCCCGGCGACAGGTCCAAGGACTATATAAAGAGGGTGGTCGGGCTTCCCGGCGACCGTGTCGAGATAATATCGAGGAAGATCTACATAAACGGGGAGGAATGGCAAGACCCGTACGGCATTAGCAAGGGCGGGGTCTACGGCGAGGAGGTCGAAAGGAGCGTATCCTTCGGCCCCTATTCGGTCCCCGAGGGCGCTATTTTCGCAATCGGCGACAACCGCGACAGGAGCTACGACTCGAGGTTCTGGGGGCCGGTGCCCATCAAGGACATAAAAGGGAAAGCCCTCCTAATTTACTGGTCGTGGAACAGCGACGACAACTGGATAAGGTTTTGGAGGATCGGCCAGGCAATACAGTAA
- a CDS encoding tyrosine recombinase XerC, with amino-acid sequence MNGLKRLIEDFGSYLAVERNSSPNTRLGYMRDLEQFRSFLAENRGLGEDPDISRIDEAAVISFVYSLHGGRKKVSIARKLSSIRSFFRYLRRKGLAARNPAENVPTPKTEKYLPAVLTVEEASALVESPATEDGRKTARRDLAILELLYSSGIRLSELTGLDLEDVDIEAGTMRVLGKGSKERIAYIGSKAREALMAYLDERGMRKGPLFTGKGKSGRVSQRTVERLLKLYVFRSGIMKDPTPHSLRHSFATHLLDAGADLRSIQELLGHSKLSTTQRYTRVGIAALMEAYDKAHPRARKT; translated from the coding sequence GTGAACGGGCTTAAGCGGCTTATAGAGGACTTTGGAAGCTACCTGGCCGTTGAGAGGAACTCATCCCCCAATACCCGACTGGGCTATATGAGGGACCTGGAACAGTTCCGCTCCTTTCTCGCGGAAAATCGTGGTTTAGGTGAGGACCCGGACATTTCCCGTATAGATGAAGCTGCCGTCATCTCTTTCGTTTATTCGCTCCACGGCGGACGGAAGAAGGTCTCGATAGCCCGTAAGCTATCTTCCATACGGTCGTTTTTCAGGTATCTTAGAAGAAAGGGACTCGCGGCCCGGAACCCGGCCGAGAACGTGCCGACTCCGAAGACGGAAAAGTACCTCCCGGCGGTCCTTACGGTCGAGGAGGCCTCGGCCCTTGTCGAGTCGCCCGCAACGGAAGACGGCAGAAAGACGGCGCGACGCGACCTTGCCATACTCGAGCTCCTTTATTCCTCAGGCATACGGTTAAGCGAGCTTACCGGCCTTGACCTCGAGGATGTGGATATCGAGGCCGGGACCATGCGGGTCCTCGGAAAGGGCAGCAAGGAGCGGATAGCCTATATCGGCTCAAAGGCCAGGGAAGCACTCATGGCTTACCTGGACGAGAGGGGCATGCGAAAAGGCCCGCTCTTCACTGGCAAGGGCAAGAGTGGGCGGGTATCCCAGAGGACGGTAGAGAGGCTTTTAAAGCTCTACGTCTTCCGTAGCGGCATAATGAAGGACCCGACCCCGCACTCGCTCCGGCATTCGTTCGCGACCCACTTGCTTGACGCCGGGGCCGACCTCCGGTCAATACAGGAGCTGCTGGGGCACTCGAAACTTTCCACGACGCAGAGATATACCAGGGTCGGCATTGCGGCCCTCATGGAGGCATACGACAAGGCCCATCCGAGGGCCAGGAAGACGTAG
- the hslV gene encoding ATP-dependent protease subunit HslV, translated as MEFHGTTIIAVRRDGKVAIAGDGQVTLGATVMKKGAVKVRRLLEGKVLAGFAGSTADAMTLFDKFEAKLEAARGNITRAVIELAKDWRTDRVLRRLEALLVVADIEHTFVISGNGDVIEPEEGIAAIGSGGAFALAAAKMLSRHTALDARTIAEEALKTAAEICIYTNSSITVEELS; from the coding sequence ATCGAGTTTCACGGGACTACTATCATAGCCGTCCGGAGGGACGGAAAGGTGGCCATAGCCGGGGACGGGCAGGTCACGCTCGGGGCGACTGTCATGAAGAAGGGGGCCGTCAAGGTGCGCCGCCTGCTTGAAGGGAAGGTATTGGCTGGTTTCGCCGGTTCGACAGCCGACGCCATGACCCTCTTCGACAAGTTCGAGGCCAAGCTCGAGGCCGCAAGGGGCAACATCACCAGGGCCGTAATAGAGCTCGCAAAGGACTGGCGGACCGACCGGGTATTAAGGAGGCTCGAGGCCCTGCTGGTCGTGGCCGATATAGAGCATACTTTCGTCATCTCCGGGAACGGCGATGTCATCGAGCCCGAGGAGGGGATAGCGGCCATAGGCTCTGGCGGCGCATTCGCGCTGGCCGCGGCAAAGATGCTATCGAGGCACACAGCCCTCGATGCGAGGACAATAGCGGAGGAGGCCCTTAAGACCGCCGCCGAGATATGCATCTATACGAACAGCAGCATAACAGTCGAAGAGCTTTCGTGA
- the hslU gene encoding ATP-dependent protease ATPase subunit HslU — protein MMKSFTPREIVSELDKFIIGQKLAKRAVAIALRNRWRRQQVRADLREEIYPKNIIMIGPTGVGKTEISRRLAKLAQAPFIKVEASKFTEVGYVGRDVESIIRDLAELAVKMVKDEERVRVRVKAKDLAEERILDLLLPPTTVSPLQVADHEKIAKEREAQKSTREKLRGLLREGKLDDKEIEVETSEQQKMPSIEILSSQGGFEEMDMNLKDMFSNIFPKKTRRRKVKVPDARELLINEESQRLIDMEKVTKEAVERVEQSGIVFIDEIDKIAGRQSGQTPDVSREGVQRDLLPIVEGSTVNTKYGMVKTDHILFIASGAFHIAKPSDLIPEFQGRFPIRVELGPLGEEDFIRILTEPENALLKQYKALLETEGIEVEYTDDGVREIASIATIVNDRMENIGARRLHTVMERVFDEISFNAPDMAEKKIVIDREYVNSRLSDIVKDEDLSRYIL, from the coding sequence ATCATGAAAAGCTTTACTCCAAGGGAAATAGTATCGGAGCTCGATAAGTTCATAATAGGCCAGAAGCTCGCCAAACGGGCCGTGGCCATAGCGCTCCGGAACCGCTGGCGCCGCCAGCAGGTGAGGGCCGACCTCCGGGAAGAGATATACCCCAAGAACATAATAATGATAGGCCCCACGGGCGTGGGGAAGACCGAGATATCGAGAAGGCTTGCGAAGCTTGCCCAGGCCCCGTTCATAAAGGTCGAGGCGAGCAAGTTCACCGAGGTCGGCTACGTGGGCCGGGACGTCGAGAGCATAATAAGGGACCTTGCCGAGCTTGCGGTCAAGATGGTAAAGGACGAGGAGAGGGTAAGGGTAAGGGTGAAGGCGAAGGACCTGGCCGAGGAGAGGATACTCGACCTACTTCTTCCGCCCACGACCGTCTCGCCGCTCCAGGTAGCCGACCATGAGAAGATAGCGAAGGAGCGCGAGGCGCAGAAGTCCACGCGCGAAAAGCTCAGGGGGCTGCTCCGTGAAGGCAAGCTCGATGACAAGGAGATAGAGGTAGAGACCAGCGAGCAGCAGAAGATGCCCTCGATAGAGATACTCTCGTCACAGGGCGGGTTCGAGGAGATGGACATGAACCTGAAGGACATGTTCTCGAACATCTTCCCGAAAAAGACCCGGAGGCGGAAGGTCAAGGTGCCCGACGCCCGGGAGCTACTCATAAACGAGGAGAGCCAGCGCCTAATCGACATGGAGAAGGTGACGAAGGAGGCGGTCGAGAGGGTAGAGCAGTCCGGAATCGTATTCATAGACGAGATAGACAAGATCGCGGGCCGCCAGTCCGGGCAGACCCCGGACGTCTCCAGGGAAGGCGTCCAGAGAGACCTCCTCCCCATAGTCGAGGGCTCGACCGTCAACACCAAATACGGAATGGTAAAGACCGACCACATACTATTCATCGCCTCGGGCGCGTTCCACATAGCGAAGCCCTCGGACCTAATACCGGAGTTCCAGGGCCGCTTCCCCATAAGGGTCGAGCTCGGCCCGCTCGGCGAGGAGGACTTCATAAGGATACTCACCGAGCCCGAGAACGCGCTCCTCAAGCAGTACAAGGCGCTTCTCGAAACCGAGGGGATAGAGGTGGAATACACGGACGACGGGGTGAGGGAGATAGCGTCCATCGCCACGATCGTGAACGACAGGATGGAGAACATAGGCGCGCGGAGGCTCCATACCGTCATGGAAAGGGTCTTCGACGAGATATCCTTCAACGCGCCCGATATGGCCGAGAAAAAGATAGTCATAGACCGGGAATACGTGAACAGCAGGCTTTCGGACATAGTGAAGGACGAAGACCTGTCGAGGTATATACTGTAA
- the argB gene encoding acetylglutamate kinase, with product MQKNIEKIRTLFESLPYIRKFYNKTVVIKYGGHAMIDDALKKSFARDIVLMKYVGINPVIVHGGGPQIGGLLARLGKESRFVKGIRVTDNETMDVVEMVLVGKINKEIVGLINHFGGKAVGLGGKDGGLIKAKRLKIKGEEMGYVGDVEAIDPGVLAVLEESDFIPVIAPVGGDEEGTSFNINADTVAGKIASALNAEKLILLTDVAGVLDKDKKLISSLTLSEARALITKKVAVGGMIPKLQCCMEAVVSGVKRAHIIDGRVEHAVLLEVFTDAGVGTAIGLKK from the coding sequence GTGCAGAAGAACATTGAAAAGATACGCACTCTTTTCGAATCGCTTCCGTACATAAGGAAGTTCTACAACAAGACGGTCGTCATAAAGTACGGCGGCCACGCCATGATAGACGACGCCCTCAAGAAGAGCTTCGCCAGGGACATCGTCCTCATGAAGTACGTCGGGATAAACCCGGTCATAGTGCACGGGGGCGGCCCCCAGATAGGCGGGCTCCTTGCGAGGCTCGGAAAGGAATCGAGGTTCGTAAAGGGCATCCGCGTGACCGACAACGAGACCATGGACGTCGTGGAGATGGTCCTCGTGGGGAAGATAAACAAGGAGATAGTCGGGCTCATAAACCACTTCGGCGGCAAGGCCGTGGGCCTCGGCGGCAAGGACGGCGGCCTCATAAAGGCCAAGAGGCTAAAGATAAAGGGCGAGGAGATGGGCTATGTCGGTGACGTCGAGGCCATAGACCCCGGAGTCCTCGCGGTCCTCGAAGAGAGCGACTTTATCCCGGTCATCGCCCCGGTCGGCGGCGACGAGGAAGGGACGAGCTTCAACATAAACGCCGATACGGTCGCGGGGAAGATTGCATCGGCCCTGAACGCCGAGAAGCTCATCCTCCTCACGGACGTAGCCGGGGTGCTCGACAAGGATAAAAAGCTCATATCCTCCCTTACCCTTTCAGAGGCGCGGGCGCTCATTACGAAGAAGGTCGCCGTGGGCGGCATGATACCCAAGCTACAGTGCTGCATGGAGGCGGTGGTATCCGGCGTAAAGAGGGCCCATATAATCGACGGCAGGGTCGAGCACGCGGTGCTTCTTGAGGTATTTACCGACGCAGGGGTGGGCACGGCAATAGGGCTCAAGAAGTAA
- a CDS encoding aspartate aminotransferase family protein produces the protein MSNAEIIALTSKHVANTYGRFPVAIVRGEGTRVWDADGKEYLDFVSGLAVCNLGHCHPKIVAAIREQAGKLIHISNLFHIETQSELARLLTENSFAERVFFCNSGAEANEAALKLSRKFFSDRGANRHRIVSMEQSFHGRTFAALAATGQKKYQSGFEPLLERFVYAPFNDIEAAKRVVDDSTAAVMVEPIQGEGGVNVASPNYLKELKEVCKKAGALLIFDEVQVGMGRTGTLFAYENYGAPPDIMTLAKGLAGGVAIGAMLATEEVASSFVPGTHASTFGGNPLATAAGIAAVNTMINDGILDNCKKAGAYLEGKLNALKAKYGFIKEVRGKGLILGMELAEGVKGGEIVKECLAKGLLINCVGDKVLRFIPALVVTEKEVDEMLGMLEPVLSSAGKGK, from the coding sequence TTGTCGAACGCTGAGATAATAGCTCTTACCTCGAAGCATGTAGCTAACACATACGGCAGGTTCCCTGTTGCGATCGTAAGGGGCGAGGGGACTCGGGTGTGGGACGCGGACGGGAAGGAATACCTTGATTTCGTATCGGGCCTGGCCGTCTGCAACCTCGGCCACTGCCACCCGAAGATAGTAGCCGCCATCAGGGAGCAGGCCGGTAAGCTCATACATATATCGAACCTTTTTCACATCGAGACGCAGTCAGAGCTTGCGCGGCTCCTTACGGAGAACTCCTTCGCGGAGAGGGTATTCTTCTGCAACTCCGGGGCCGAGGCGAACGAGGCGGCCCTTAAGCTATCGAGGAAGTTCTTCAGCGACAGGGGCGCGAACAGGCATCGCATAGTGAGCATGGAGCAGTCGTTCCACGGCCGCACTTTCGCCGCGCTCGCGGCGACAGGGCAGAAGAAATACCAGTCCGGGTTCGAGCCTCTTTTGGAGCGCTTCGTCTACGCGCCTTTCAACGACATCGAGGCCGCAAAGAGGGTGGTGGATGATTCCACTGCCGCGGTCATGGTCGAGCCCATACAGGGCGAGGGCGGGGTGAACGTGGCGTCCCCGAATTACTTGAAGGAGTTGAAGGAAGTCTGCAAAAAGGCGGGGGCGCTCCTCATATTCGACGAGGTTCAGGTCGGCATGGGCCGCACGGGGACGCTTTTCGCCTACGAGAACTACGGCGCTCCGCCTGACATCATGACGCTAGCGAAGGGCCTTGCCGGAGGAGTGGCAATAGGCGCGATGCTCGCAACCGAAGAAGTGGCCTCGTCGTTCGTGCCCGGTACCCACGCGTCTACATTCGGCGGGAACCCGCTTGCGACAGCAGCAGGGATAGCCGCAGTGAACACTATGATAAACGACGGCATCCTGGACAATTGCAAAAAAGCCGGGGCGTACCTTGAAGGGAAGCTCAACGCGCTAAAGGCCAAATACGGCTTCATAAAAGAGGTGAGGGGCAAGGGGCTCATACTCGGCATGGAGCTTGCCGAAGGCGTAAAGGGCGGCGAGATCGTGAAGGAGTGCCTCGCAAAGGGGCTACTCATAAACTGCGTGGGCGACAAAGTCCTCCGTTTCATCCCGGCCCTTGTGGTTACGGAAAAGGAAGTGGACGAGATGCTGGGGATGCTGGAGCCGGTTCTCTCGTCCGCGGGGAAAGGTAAATAG